TTGCCCGCCAAGTTGTCAAATACCAACACCTCATCTGACACGCTCAACAAAATATCAGGCGTACCTATCACATCTTTGGGGGTACTCGCTTTTAAATGCGGCTCGACATAACGGATACAATCGTAAGCAAAGTACCCCACCAGACCACCGGTAAATCGTGGCAAGCCGGGTAGCTCTGGCGCGCGATAGCGCTCCTTAAAGGTCTCTACAAAAGCAAGCGCATCGGCACACTCATGGGTTTCAATAACCTCACCATCACGCTCTACGGTGATTTGATCACCCAAGGCTTTTAATACTGTGCGTGCCGGCAAGCCAATCATGGAGTAGCGGCCCCATTTTTCACCGCCTTGTACAGATTCAAATAAGTAAGAGTAAGGACCGGCGGCGAGTTTGAGGTAAGACGAGAGCGGCGTATCCAAATCGGCCAGGACTTCGCGCATAACCGGAATGCGGTTGTAACCTTGCGCCGCTAATTGAGCAAACTGTTCGGAGTTCATGGGATTACCTTTTGCTTGCCACCCAATCGTGTACAAGTCTTATCGTTATCGGAAATTCGATGTATTAATTTGAGTGCGCGGTTCCATTAACAGGAGCTCATTACGCAAACAGAGAGAAGGCAAGCCATACATCAACCTAAAAGTGACATATAGCAAGATGAACTAGCGGCGCCATCGGGCGGCAAGGTGGGTAGCGCACTCTGTGATGATGGAAGTAGCGTTGTTCACGAGGATGGTTCCTGTTGATCGTGAGGGCAAGTGTACTGAATTAATCTGCACATGCCTACCCTCATTCAACACCTTCATTCAACTTGGGAAACCCAACTTAAACTTGCGCCAACTGTGCACGCATTTCTGCAATAACAGCCTTGTAATCCGGCGCATTAAATATGGCTGAGCCAGCGACAAATGTATCTGCGCCAGCAGCAGCCACTTCGCCAATATTGGCAAGTCCAACACCGCCATCAACCTCCAGACGGATAGGCAAACCACTGGAGTCAATCAGGGTGCGTGCAGCGCGCAACTTATCCAGCACGTAGGGTATAAATTTCTGGCCACCAAAACCGGGGTTAACAGACATTAATAACAGCATATCGAGCTTATCCATCACATAGTGAATCTGCTCCAGTGAACTGGCCGGGTTGAGCACCAAACCGGCCTTACAACCGCGATCTTTAATCAACTGCAATGAGCGATCCACATGGCGCGATGCCTCGGGATGAAACGTAATATAAGTTGCGCCAGCGTCTGCAAATTGAACGATAAGGTCATCAACAGGCTCAACCATTAAATGCACGTCAATCGGTGCCGTTACACCGTAGTTACGCAGGGCCTTACATACCATTGGGCCGACAGTTAAATTTGGCACATAGTGATTATCCATCACATCAAAATGAATAAAGTCAGCACCCGCCTCCAATACAGCATCAACCTCTGCACCCAAACGTGCAAAGTCAGCTGAAAGAATGGACGGTGCAATTTTGTAATCCCGTTTAAAATCTTGCATACGACTCAAGTTCTTCATAATTGTCCCGATATGTATCAACAGCAAGCCCTATTTTAGGCGAAAAGCCACACAACCTACAGCATGCAAGGTCAAACCATGCCATCAGCTCACCACCAAAGGCCAATTAGTTTCGCCAATTACCTTCTCAGCCTACTGCTTGGACTGACATTGTTAGCCGCTGATGGGCATACCCAAGAAACAGAAAATACGGCAGCGCAGAGCGACCCACAACAAAGCGAATCCCAAGCAAGCAGCAGCGTTTCATCGGAGGCACCACCTTATGAATCGCGCGCCATGCGCGACAGAACACTTATCGCCAATGCCCTACAAGATGAAAGCCTGTGGCTGGACACTGAATATGGAAAAATATTGGCGATGCACCGTATCACAGAAGCCAAATCAACTCTCGGCGTATTGCTATTACTACATGCCGCGGAAGATCCTCAACACTGGCCACCAACGTTGGAAAACGTGCGCGCAAACTTGCCACGCTATGGCTGGGAAACTCTCGCCTTGGCCGTGCCGCCAAAAATAGCTCCCCCAATTCCAGCAAGACCCTCCTCATCATCCTCAAGCCAAAGCGATGAGAGCAGTGACGAAAAAAATACTAATGAACCAAGCTCACCTGATGCTGCACCAGCAGCTAGCGCATCAAGCTCAAACTCAAGCTCAAGCTCAAGCTCAAGCTCAAGCGCATCAAGTGTTCCGCGGGAGCAACTGATCGCAGCGTATATAGATGCAGCACTCAACTATTTAAAAGAGAAAAATCAATTCAACGTTGTGGTTCTGACCGATAACAGCAGCGCCTACCCTAGCCTACAAAAACTACTCCCTATGATTAATGACAACCCAAAGGATCCCAAGACTATTGATGGCCCCCTCCAAGCACTCATCATTATCAACCTGCAACAGCAAGAGCCTTTAAACAGAGAGGAATTGGAGAGCATTTTTGACTCGAAACAACTACCGGTAATGGATATTTTTTTTACACCAGATGATGCAGCACAACAAACGGCACGCAACCTTCATCGCGCAGTTGCCATGCGCAAAAAGCTGGATGACTATCAACAATTGCAAATCAACAACCAACCGACCATCACCGAAACCGACTTTCAAAGTTTTCTATTGGGGCGAGTGCGCGGCTTTATGCAGAAAAAAGCCAGCGGGATTGAACTGAAAAAAGAGGATGAAAAAACACCAGGGACCATAAACTAAAAAAGCGGTATCAGCACAAGCCGATACCGCTTTTGGGTTACCCCCTCGACAATGAACATCCTGTTCTCATCGAGCAACTTCCTTACTGCCTACCGAGTGAGTACTCATATTAGGCGCTTCCCTTGACCCTGCTTGGCCAACCTACCTTCCCTGACGACCTCCTTGTTAGATGCCATTCTCCAGTAAGGAAGCCTTTAGGAATAGTCGCAAAGTTCACTGCTTTTTGTAGGAAATTGCCGCTAGCGCCTAGCCGTAATCGGCATGCTTGTGCGCGACATTAACAGCATCACCTCAGCGATAACCCAATATCTGCGCATGTAAATCACCAATAACAGGAGGCTGTGTCGCACGGGTAGCCAAATAATGCATGTTGAATAACTGAAAGTAGCCTAACAATCCATCTGCAGCACGTTGCTCACGAGCCATTTGCAAACATAAACCAGCTGCCTCCGCGGTAGACAGGTAATGCTCCTGATGCGACTTCCTAACCGCATAGCCACGCACAAGTGCCTCCGGCAGCTGTACGCAAGGCACAGTATCCAGCCAGCGACTGAGATGAAACATCCTGCCGCTTTGCTTCCATGTCCCATCCAAAAGGATAAAAGTTGTCAGTTTTCCATCTACCGGTAACTCTCGCACTACTTCACGCTGTATTGAGGCGCTACCGGCAGCTTCTGCCGGAAATACAACAACGCAACGTCGCTGGGTATCATTCAGCAGCGCCAACAATGCAGGATCCGGTTCGGTTCGACTCCAGCAAAATACATGGGTCTGCGCAGGCAATACATCAGCAATAAGCCGTCCGGTATTAGTTGGCTTAAAAACCTCATCACGATGCATCAAGAGCAGAAACTCACAACTTGCCGCCAAGCGTGGTTGCCATGGGCAAATACAGGCAAATGCCGCAAGTTGACAGGCATCACAACGCACCACTGATTTTCCCCGCGCGAGAAACTCACGCGTAGATTCAGCAAGTCGTTGCGCACGTAAACGCAAGTACTGATTGGGATACTCACTTGTCACATTGTTTACTCCAACCACTGCAGATTATCAGCAACAGCTACCAGATAAATAAAAATCACAGACGAAAAAAAAGCGCTCTTAGGAGCGCTTTTTTATTTGGTGCCCTGGGCCGGACTCGAACCGGCACAGCTTTCGCCACTACGACCTCAACATAGCGTGTCTACCAATTCCACCACCGGGGCAAAGACCTTTAATTACTCCTTTTTCTCTTCAGGCTGAGCAGCACTTGGAGCAGCTTCGCTCTGTACTGCAGGCACATCAGAAGGAGTTGTTGTAGCAGCTGGAATCTCACTCGCAGGTACATCAGAAGCCGCAGGAACTTCTTGTTGTTGTAACTCTGCCGGAACAACTAACCCTTTAGTTGCTACCTGAGACTGGTTTTTAGCAATAATCGCTAAACCAAAGCTGGTACAAAAGAAAATTGCTGCAATAACTGCAGTAGCACGAGTAAAAAAGTTACCACTGCCTTCACTGCCAAATACTGTTTGCGATGCACCAGCACCAAACGAAGCACCAGCTGCTGCGCCTTTACCTTGCTGCAATAAAATCAAACCAATAATGGCGATTGCCGCAAGCGAATGAATAATGAGTACTAATTTTTCCATTGCAAAGCTCTCTTGAGCGCTTGATGTAAAGTGCTTATTCAGCGGCCTTACAGATTGCTAGAAACTCGTCAGCATCGAGTGATGCACCGCCGAGCAAGGCACCGTCAATATCGCTTAACGCAAATAACTGCTCTGCGTTGTGAGCCTTAACACTGCCACCATACAATATTCTTACATCTTCACCTATCTCACCCAGTTGGCTGCGCATATATTTATGCACTTCTTCTGCCTGACTCGGTGTTGCTGTTTTACCTGTGCCTACAGCCCAAACAGGCTCATAAGCGAGTACAGCATTGGAAAACATCGACTTATCGACTAAATCAAACACAGCATCAAGCTGGCGACTAATAGTTTGTAGATGCATTCCTTTTTCACGATCTTCAAGAGATTCCCCTACACAGAGTATTGGAATCAAACCTGCCTGTTGAGCTTGAACAAATTTTTCTGCAACTTGAAGGTCAGATTCGCGCTGCATTCGACGGCGCTCATTGTGACCAATTATTACAAATTTGCAATTCAAATCTGCAAGCATTTCGGCAGAAACCTCGCCGGTATAAGCACCTTTTTCATATTCACTTACCGTTTGCGCGCCGATCATAATATCGAGGCCAGACAACACGGTTGCAGCATGAGCGAGATATGGGAAAGGAGGGCAAATTACAACATCAGCGTTACGCTGACCATGCCATCCGACGGCAATTGCTTTTAGTAGCACTGCGTTTTCACGCAAATTACCATTCATCTTCCAGTTGCCAACCACAAGTTGGCGGCGCTTGGTGTTACTTGCTTTAGTCAACAGCAATACCTCCCCCAAAGCGGGCGCTAATCTTAGCCAAGATGATTTCAACATACAACCAAATCTTGGCTTAACATCTGATTTTTATCTGTTTTTTTAAACTAAGCGGAGGAGTATTTTAACTCGTGAGCACAACTTAACCTGACCGGATACATTTTGCGCATTAATGCTGGGGCATATAGCCCCATTCACCTAGAAATCAGTTGAGCGCAGCCTCAACAGTCGCCGCCAGTTCCTGCGCCAATTCCTTGACCTGTTTTTTGTCCTCGCCTTCAACCATGACGCGCACTACAGGCTCAGTACCCGATGGACGAAGCAGTACTCTGCCAGTACCCGCAAGCTTATCCTCAGTGTGCTTAACTGCAGATTGGATCGTCGTATTGCTACTCAAGTCAACGCGCTTTGACATATGCACATTGATCATCACCTGCGGCAACTTGGTCATTGCTTTTTTGAGGCGATGCAACGGCTCCCCCATAGTCGTTACTGCAAGCAGCACTTGCAGCGCGGCAATAATGCCGTCACCTGTCGTGGTCACATTGCTGCATACTATATGACCGGAGTTTTCACCGCCTAAACGCCAACCATTTGCTCTCATCAACTCAATAACATAACGATCACCCACCTTTGCCCGCGCAAAGGGAACATTGAGTTTTTTAAGCCCTAGTTCAAAACCAAAATTACTCATCAAGGTGCCGACAACACCATCGCAACCACCGGCGTATTCATGCTGATAAGCCGCAATGATGTACAGCAATTCATCACCATCGACCAACTCGCCCTTGTGGTCTACAAAGACCACGCGATCGCCATCACCATCAAATGCAATCCCCAAGTCTGCCCCCAGCTCAACAACCTTTTCTTGCAGGGCTTCTGGCTTGGTGGAACCGCAGCTACGATTGATATTTGTGCCGTTGGGTTCAACAAATAAAGGGGTTATGCGTGCGCCCAGCTCAGTAAACACATCAGGCGCGATGTTATAGGTAGCGCCATTCGCGCAATCCAGAACGATATGCATGCCCTTAAGGTTAAATCCCCAAGGCATAGTGCCTTTGCAAAATTCGATATAGCGGCCAGATGCATCTGCAATACGGCGTGCCTTGCCCAGCTTTTCTGCTGTCGACATTTGCTGCTCAAGCTGCTGTTCGATGAGGCTCTCCAACTCATCTGGCAATTTACTGCCATTACCGCCAAAAAACTTGATGCCATTATCAACATAGCTATTGTGTGATGCGCTAATAACTATACCGGCCTGCGCCTTAAAGGTACGGGTCAAATAAGCAACTCCAGGCGTTGGCATTGGCCCCAACAGACCAACGTCTACACCGGCATTAATCAATCCAGCCTGCAATGCAGACTCAAACATATAACCAGAAATACGCGTATCTTTACCAATCAAAATCATATTTTGACCGTCGAAACGATCCTTCAATACACAACCAGCAGCCCAACCCAGCTTGAGCATAAAATCCGGGGTAATGGGGAACTCTCCCACCAAACCGCGAATACCATCTGTACCAAAATACTTGCGAGACATACTTCCTTACTCCGCTATCAATAGGTAGCTGAAACCAATTATGGATTTACAGCAGCAAGAACTTTCAGGACATCAACCGTTTCAGCGACATCATGAACACGAATAATAGATGCACCGCGCTCCGCGGCGAGCAGCGCCAGTGCCAAGCTTCCAGCCAAGCGTTGCTCAACTGGTCGACCAAGCAATTGGGCAACCATGGACTTGCGCGACATACCCACCAACAAAGGCAGCCCCAAGCGCGCGAATTCCGGTAAGCGCTGCAAAAGCGCGAGATTATGCGCGAGCGTTTTACCAAATCCAAACCCAGGGTCGAGGAGGATTTGTTCGCGCGCTATTCCAGCAGCGAGACAATCCGTTATTCGCTGCTGCAGAAAACTGGACACCTGCTCAACCACGTCACTGTAATGGGGATTTTCCTGCATAGTGTCAGGCTCACCCTGCATATGCATCAAACACACAGGCAAACCTGCCGCAGCAGCAGCTGCAAGCGCGCCATCACGTTGCAGCGCACGTACATCATTGATTAGGCCTGCGCCATGTCTGGCCGACTCACGGATGACCTGTGCCGAACTGGTATCCACAGATACCAATGCACCTAATTTACCTGCAACCGCCTCAACTACTGGCACCACACGTTCCAGCTCCTCCTGCTCCGATACCACAGGGGCCCCAGGGCGGGTGGACTCACCACCAATATCTATTATCTGCGCACCTTCCGCTAACATTTGTTCTGCACGGCGCACGGCAAGATCCAGTGATAACCGGTGGTTCTGGTAGTAGCTACCCCCATCCGAGAAGGAGTCTGGTGTTGTATTTAATATACCCATTACCACCGGACGACTCAGGTCCAATAGATGCTTACCACAGCGCAAGCTGGACACAGAAGAAAACATTGGTTTCATAAAAAGGCGGATAGTTTGGTGGGTGGCTATTATAAAACAAGAACCCCGAGCAAGCTCGGGGTTCTTGGTTAGCCTATAAAAGGATTAATGTGTATTGGCTGGACCACCGATAGGACCTGCCGGGTTATCCCCGGAACTGCCTTTTTCCTTTTCTTCCTTCTCGCGCAAGTGACTGTTGAAATCATCATCATTCCAGTCGCGTGGTGGACGTACTTTACGGCGCGCCATCAGATCATCCACCTGATCAGCATCGATAGTTTCATACTCCATTAGTGCGTCTTTCATTGCTTCCAGAATATCGCGGTTATCTTCAAGGATTTTCTGCGCGCGCGCATAGCACTCTTCGATAATGCGACGAACCTCTTCATCAATATTTTTGGAGGTATCATCCGAGTATTGCTGGCTAGCCATACCGGGGTACATTCCTTCTTCTTCACCATAATGAAGAGGCCCAAGCTTGGATGACAAGCCCCACTTGGTCACCATATTGCGTGCAATCGCTGTGGCACGCTCAATGTCGTTAGATGCACCGGTAGTAATACCGTCTTCACCAAGGGTCATCAATTCCGCAATTCGCCCACCAAACAGGGTACAAATACTCGACTCAAGCGCACGACGACTCAAGCTGTATTTGTCTGTCTCAGGCAGAAACTGGGTAACACCCAATGCGCGCCCACGCGGGATAATGGTCACCTTATGAACAGGATCATGCTCTGGCACTATACGACCAACAATGGCATGACCAGCCTCATGATAGGCTGTATTCTCTTTCTCTTTTTCGCTCATCACCATGGTGCGACGCTCCGCGCCCATCATGATTTTATCGCGCGCCTTTTCAAAATCTTCCATTGTCACTAAACGCTTATTGCCACGAGCCGCCATCAGCGCCGCTTCATTCACCAAGTTGGCCAGTTCAGCACCCGAAAACCCTGGTGTGCCGCGAGCAATAACCGAAGCACTGATACGCTCGTCCAGCGGTACTTTGCGCATATGCACTTTCAGGATTTGTTCGCGACCACGGATGTCCGGTAAACCGACATACACCTGGCGATCAAAACGACCTGGACGTAACAACGCCTTATCTAATACATCGGCACGGTTAGTGGCCGCAATAATGATCACGCCATCATTGCCTTCAAAACCGTCCATTTCGACCAATAGCTGGTTAA
The nucleotide sequence above comes from Cellvibrio sp. PSBB023. Encoded proteins:
- the rpe gene encoding ribulose-phosphate 3-epimerase codes for the protein MKNLSRMQDFKRDYKIAPSILSADFARLGAEVDAVLEAGADFIHFDVMDNHYVPNLTVGPMVCKALRNYGVTAPIDVHLMVEPVDDLIVQFADAGATYITFHPEASRHVDRSLQLIKDRGCKAGLVLNPASSLEQIHYVMDKLDMLLLMSVNPGFGGQKFIPYVLDKLRAARTLIDSSGLPIRLEVDGGVGLANIGEVAAAGADTFVAGSAIFNAPDYKAVIAEMRAQLAQV
- a CDS encoding DUF3530 family protein produces the protein MLAADGHTQETENTAAQSDPQQSESQASSSVSSEAPPYESRAMRDRTLIANALQDESLWLDTEYGKILAMHRITEAKSTLGVLLLLHAAEDPQHWPPTLENVRANLPRYGWETLALAVPPKIAPPIPARPSSSSSSQSDESSDEKNTNEPSSPDAAPAASASSSNSSSSSSSSSSASSVPREQLIAAYIDAALNYLKEKNQFNVVVLTDNSSAYPSLQKLLPMINDNPKDPKTIDGPLQALIIINLQQQEPLNREELESIFDSKQLPVMDIFFTPDDAAQQTARNLHRAVAMRKKLDDYQQLQINNQPTITETDFQSFLLGRVRGFMQKKASGIELKKEDEKTPGTIN
- a CDS encoding tRNA-uridine aminocarboxypropyltransferase yields the protein MTSEYPNQYLRLRAQRLAESTREFLARGKSVVRCDACQLAAFACICPWQPRLAASCEFLLLMHRDEVFKPTNTGRLIADVLPAQTHVFCWSRTEPDPALLALLNDTQRRCVVVFPAEAAGSASIQREVVRELPVDGKLTTFILLDGTWKQSGRMFHLSRWLDTVPCVQLPEALVRGYAVRKSHQEHYLSTAEAAGLCLQMAREQRAADGLLGYFQLFNMHYLATRATQPPVIGDLHAQILGYR
- the secG gene encoding preprotein translocase subunit SecG encodes the protein MEKLVLIIHSLAAIAIIGLILLQQGKGAAAGASFGAGASQTVFGSEGSGNFFTRATAVIAAIFFCTSFGLAIIAKNQSQVATKGLVVPAELQQQEVPAASDVPASEIPAATTTPSDVPAVQSEAAPSAAQPEEKKE
- the tpiA gene encoding triose-phosphate isomerase, which translates into the protein MNGNLRENAVLLKAIAVGWHGQRNADVVICPPFPYLAHAATVLSGLDIMIGAQTVSEYEKGAYTGEVSAEMLADLNCKFVIIGHNERRRMQRESDLQVAEKFVQAQQAGLIPILCVGESLEDREKGMHLQTISRQLDAVFDLVDKSMFSNAVLAYEPVWAVGTGKTATPSQAEEVHKYMRSQLGEIGEDVRILYGGSVKAHNAEQLFALSDIDGALLGGASLDADEFLAICKAAE
- the glmM gene encoding phosphoglucosamine mutase; this encodes MSRKYFGTDGIRGLVGEFPITPDFMLKLGWAAGCVLKDRFDGQNMILIGKDTRISGYMFESALQAGLINAGVDVGLLGPMPTPGVAYLTRTFKAQAGIVISASHNSYVDNGIKFFGGNGSKLPDELESLIEQQLEQQMSTAEKLGKARRIADASGRYIEFCKGTMPWGFNLKGMHIVLDCANGATYNIAPDVFTELGARITPLFVEPNGTNINRSCGSTKPEALQEKVVELGADLGIAFDGDGDRVVFVDHKGELVDGDELLYIIAAYQHEYAGGCDGVVGTLMSNFGFELGLKKLNVPFARAKVGDRYVIELMRANGWRLGGENSGHIVCSNVTTTGDGIIAALQVLLAVTTMGEPLHRLKKAMTKLPQVMINVHMSKRVDLSSNTTIQSAVKHTEDKLAGTGRVLLRPSGTEPVVRVMVEGEDKKQVKELAQELAATVEAALN
- the folP gene encoding dihydropteroate synthase; this translates as MKPMFSSVSSLRCGKHLLDLSRPVVMGILNTTPDSFSDGGSYYQNHRLSLDLAVRRAEQMLAEGAQIIDIGGESTRPGAPVVSEQEELERVVPVVEAVAGKLGALVSVDTSSAQVIRESARHGAGLINDVRALQRDGALAAAAAAGLPVCLMHMQGEPDTMQENPHYSDVVEQVSSFLQQRITDCLAAGIAREQILLDPGFGFGKTLAHNLALLQRLPEFARLGLPLLVGMSRKSMVAQLLGRPVEQRLAGSLALALLAAERGASIIRVHDVAETVDVLKVLAAVNP
- the ftsH gene encoding ATP-dependent zinc metalloprotease FtsH; this encodes MNDITKNLVLWLVIAVVLFSVFEGFNKQSASNTLNYSDFIASVRDDRVKEVTIDGLVIEGINRDSSTFKTIRPQVQDPKLIDDLYNHNVTIKGREVEQPSLLNQLLVASFPILIIIAVFWFFMRQMQGGAGGKGGPMSFGKSKARLLGEDQIKTTFADVAGVDEAKEEVQELVQYLRDPSKFQRLGGQIPRGVLMVGPPGTGKTLLAKAIAGEAKVPFFSISGSDFVEMFVGVGASRVRDMFEQAKKQAPCIIFIDEIDAVGRHRGGGHGGGHDEREQTLNQLLVEMDGFEGNDGVIIIAATNRADVLDKALLRPGRFDRQVYVGLPDIRGREQILKVHMRKVPLDERISASVIARGTPGFSGAELANLVNEAALMAARGNKRLVTMEDFEKARDKIMMGAERRTMVMSEKEKENTAYHEAGHAIVGRIVPEHDPVHKVTIIPRGRALGVTQFLPETDKYSLSRRALESSICTLFGGRIAELMTLGEDGITTGASNDIERATAIARNMVTKWGLSSKLGPLHYGEEEGMYPGMASQQYSDDTSKNIDEEVRRIIEECYARAQKILEDNRDILEAMKDALMEYETIDADQVDDLMARRKVRPPRDWNDDDFNSHLREKEEKEKGSSGDNPAGPIGGPANTH